In Streptomyces sp. NBC_00448, the following are encoded in one genomic region:
- a CDS encoding LysR family transcriptional regulator, whose translation MDVDTRLLRYFAAVAAEGTLTRAAERLYVSQPALTKQIKQLENQLGMRLFTRSRSGMALTEAGRALAERVPALLADWDRVLRQTQAAEGRAARVLRVGFLASAANEATPSIVAEFARRRPGWRADLRQASWSNPTAGLAAGEVDVGLLRMPFPDQDSYRWEVLFTEPRCVALPSAHPLASRTSIAFRELWDEPYVAAKAETGQWQEYWTAAGERDGRPVRIGAVTDQPDEWLSAIANGDGIALAPESAARFYARPGVTYRPVTGVSPSRVCVAWAPADDGDPVIQDFVRCCLDAIPDAPEEPDPAPYPDPGPDRH comes from the coding sequence ATGGATGTGGACACGCGGTTGCTGCGCTATTTCGCAGCCGTGGCCGCCGAGGGGACGCTGACCCGCGCCGCGGAGCGGCTGTACGTGTCGCAGCCCGCGCTGACGAAGCAGATCAAGCAGCTGGAGAACCAGCTCGGGATGCGGCTGTTCACCCGGTCCCGGTCCGGTATGGCGCTGACCGAGGCGGGCCGCGCGCTGGCCGAGCGGGTGCCCGCGCTGCTGGCCGACTGGGACCGCGTGCTGCGCCAGACGCAGGCCGCGGAAGGACGGGCGGCGCGCGTGCTGCGGGTTGGCTTCCTGGCCAGCGCGGCCAACGAGGCGACGCCGTCCATCGTCGCGGAGTTCGCCCGCCGCCGGCCCGGTTGGCGCGCCGACCTGCGGCAGGCGTCCTGGTCGAACCCGACCGCCGGGCTGGCCGCGGGCGAGGTGGACGTCGGGCTGCTGCGGATGCCCTTCCCGGACCAGGACTCCTACCGGTGGGAGGTGCTGTTCACCGAACCGCGGTGCGTCGCGCTGCCGTCCGCCCACCCGCTGGCCTCGCGCACCTCCATCGCCTTCCGCGAGTTGTGGGACGAGCCGTACGTGGCGGCGAAGGCCGAGACCGGCCAGTGGCAGGAGTACTGGACGGCGGCCGGTGAACGCGACGGCCGCCCGGTCCGGATCGGCGCCGTCACCGACCAGCCCGACGAGTGGCTCAGCGCGATCGCCAACGGCGACGGCATCGCGCTCGCCCCCGAGTCCGCGGCCCGCTTCTACGCACGGCCCGGCGTCACCTACCGCCCGGTCACCGGCGTGAGTCCCAGCCGGGTCTGCGTGGCCTGGGCGCCCGCCGACGACGGCGATCCCGTCATCCAGGACTTCGTCCGCTGCTGCCTCGACGCGATACCCGACGCCCCCGAAGAGCCGGACCCCGCTCCCTACCCGGACCCCGGTCCCGACCGTCACTGA